One Phocaeicola dorei genomic region harbors:
- the nuoL gene encoding NADH-quinone oxidoreductase subunit L — MEHTILILILPFLSFLILGLAGMRMKNGLAGAIGTVSLAGVALLSYLTAFNYFAGGRTAEGVYPTLTPYNFEWLPFTTNLHIDMGIMLDPISVMMLVVISTVSLMVHIYSFGYMKGEKGFQRYYAFLSLFTMSMLGLVVATNIFQMYVFWELVGVSSYLLIGFYYTKKEAIAASKKAFIVTRFADLGFLIGILIYGYYAETFSFTPQLQVLAVAGSMIPLALGLMFIGGAGKSAMFPLHIWLPDAMEGPTPVSALIHAATMVVAGVYLVARMFPLFIGYAPEVLHWIAYIGAFTAFYAASVACAQSDIKRVLAFSTISQIGFMIVALGVCTSMNPHEGGLGYMASMFHLFTHAMFKALLFLGAGCIIHAVHSNEMSAMGGLHKYMPVTHWTFLIACLAISGIWPFSGFFSKDEILTACFQFSPVIGWIMTGIAAMTAFYMFRLYYCIFWNGEWKGHSHESGLGAHTPHEAPLTMTFPLMFLAAITCVAGFIPFGNLISSNGEAYTIHLDMQIAATSIIIAIASIALATWMYAGKKQPVANYLAHTFPRLHTAAYHRFYMDEIWLFVTKKIIFRCISTPIAWWDRHVIDQFFNFTAWSTHATADEIRDMQSGNVQQYSIWFLAGALILTLILLI; from the coding sequence ATGGAACATACAATACTAATCCTTATCCTACCTTTCCTCAGTTTCCTGATACTGGGGCTGGCAGGTATGCGTATGAAGAACGGGCTGGCAGGGGCCATCGGCACCGTTTCACTGGCAGGGGTGGCGTTGCTTTCCTACCTCACTGCCTTCAATTATTTTGCAGGAGGCCGTACGGCAGAAGGCGTCTATCCTACTCTCACACCTTATAACTTCGAATGGTTACCTTTCACAACGAACTTGCATATTGACATGGGAATTATGCTTGACCCTATTTCCGTTATGATGCTAGTCGTTATTTCCACCGTCAGTCTGATGGTACATATCTATTCATTCGGATATATGAAAGGTGAAAAAGGCTTTCAACGTTACTACGCATTTCTTAGCCTGTTTACCATGTCCATGTTGGGACTCGTAGTAGCAACCAATATTTTCCAGATGTATGTCTTTTGGGAACTGGTAGGTGTTTCTTCTTATTTACTTATCGGCTTTTATTACACCAAGAAAGAAGCGATTGCCGCCAGTAAAAAAGCATTTATTGTTACCCGTTTTGCTGATTTAGGCTTTCTGATCGGTATCTTGATTTACGGCTATTATGCCGAAACATTCTCGTTCACACCCCAACTTCAGGTACTTGCAGTTGCCGGAAGTATGATACCACTGGCCTTGGGGCTAATGTTTATCGGTGGTGCCGGTAAAAGTGCAATGTTTCCATTGCACATCTGGTTACCAGATGCTATGGAAGGCCCTACTCCTGTCAGTGCATTAATCCATGCTGCTACCATGGTGGTAGCCGGTGTATATCTGGTAGCCCGTATGTTCCCGTTGTTTATAGGATATGCGCCCGAAGTACTGCACTGGATAGCTTATATCGGTGCGTTCACTGCATTCTACGCCGCTAGTGTGGCGTGTGCACAAAGCGATATCAAACGTGTGCTCGCCTTCTCCACTATATCTCAGATTGGATTTATGATTGTCGCATTAGGCGTTTGTACTTCCATGAATCCTCATGAAGGAGGACTAGGCTACATGGCATCCATGTTCCACCTGTTCACACATGCCATGTTCAAGGCATTGTTGTTCTTAGGAGCCGGATGTATCATTCATGCCGTACACAGTAATGAGATGAGCGCCATGGGGGGACTTCATAAATACATGCCCGTCACTCACTGGACATTCCTGATTGCTTGTTTGGCTATCTCAGGTATCTGGCCATTCTCAGGTTTTTTCTCTAAAGACGAAATTCTGACCGCCTGCTTCCAATTCAGTCCTGTTATAGGATGGATAATGACAGGCATTGCCGCCATGACTGCATTTTATATGTTCCGCCTTTATTATTGTATTTTCTGGAATGGAGAATGGAAAGGACACTCCCACGAATCCGGACTAGGTGCACATACTCCGCATGAGGCTCCACTTACCATGACATTCCCGCTGATGTTTTTAGCCGCTATCACCTGTGTTGCCGGATTCATACCTTTCGGCAATCTGATCAGTAGTAACGGAGAAGCCTATACCATTCATCTGGATATGCAGATAGCTGCTACAAGTATCATTATTGCTATAGCATCCATCGCTTTAGCTACATGGATGTATGCAGGTAAGAAACAACCCGTAGCCAACTATCTGGCACACACATTCCCACGTTTGCACACAGCCGCTTACCATCGTTTCTATATGGATGAGATATGGTTATTCGTAACCAAGAAAATCATCTTCCGGTGCATTAGTACTCCGATAGCTTGGTGGGACCGGCACGTTATCGATCAATTCTTTAACTTCACTGCGTGGAGTACTCATGCTACCGCCGATGAAATACGTGACATGCAAAGTGGAAACGTACAGCAATACAGTATTTGGTTCCTTGCAGGTGCATTGATATTGACGCTGATACTATTAATTTAA
- the nuoK gene encoding NADH-quinone oxidoreductase subunit NuoK: MVHMEYYLVVSTFMMFAGIYGFFTRRNLLAMLISVELILNSVDINFAVFNRYLFPEELEGFFFALFAIGVSAAETAVAIAIIINIYRNVRNIQVKNLNEMKN, from the coding sequence ATGGTACACATGGAATATTATCTGGTGGTTTCCACCTTTATGATGTTTGCGGGAATCTATGGTTTCTTCACCCGCCGCAATTTATTGGCCATGCTCATCAGTGTAGAACTGATACTGAATTCGGTAGACATCAACTTCGCCGTATTCAACCGATACCTCTTTCCCGAAGAACTGGAAGGCTTTTTTTTCGCCTTGTTCGCTATCGGCGTGAGTGCGGCTGAAACAGCAGTAGCTATTGCTATCATTATCAATATCTACCGCAATGTACGCAATATCCAAGTGAAGAACTTAAATGAAATGAAAAACTAA
- a CDS encoding NADH-quinone oxidoreductase subunit J, with amino-acid sequence MTLQLIVFIVLALFIAICSVLAVTTSRILRAATYLLFVLFGTAGIYFQLNYSFLGAVQLLIYAGGITVLYVFSILLTSSQGDKAERLKNGKMVAGAISTIAGLAICLFVMLKNEFLPSHFVHGELDVRTIGHALMGMEKYQYILPFEVISVLLLACIVGGILIARKR; translated from the coding sequence ATGACACTACAACTAATTGTATTCATTGTACTGGCGTTGTTTATCGCTATCTGTTCGGTATTGGCAGTCACGACCTCACGTATCTTGCGTGCAGCAACTTATCTGCTGTTCGTTTTATTTGGTACAGCAGGTATTTACTTCCAGCTCAACTACTCATTCTTGGGAGCTGTACAATTACTGATTTACGCCGGTGGTATAACAGTGCTTTATGTATTTAGTATCTTATTGACCTCTTCACAAGGAGACAAAGCAGAGAGATTGAAAAATGGGAAGATGGTGGCCGGAGCTATTTCTACGATAGCAGGACTGGCTATCTGTCTGTTCGTCATGCTGAAAAACGAATTCTTGCCCTCTCATTTTGTGCATGGTGAACTGGATGTACGCACTATCGGTCATGCACTGATGGGCATGGAAAAATATCAATATATTCTTCCTTTCGAAGTAATCAGCGTGTTATTACTCGCTTGCATCGTAGGAGGAATCCTAATCGCTAGAAAAAGATAA
- a CDS encoding NuoI/complex I 23 kDa subunit family protein: protein MKEEKHSYIKGLLHGIGTLLTGMKVTGREFFTPKVTEQYPENRATLKISPRFRGRLIMPVDENGNNKCIACGLCQMACPNDTITITSESVTNEETGKKKKILVKYEYDLGACMFCQLCVNACPHDAIRFDTEFENAVFDRSKLVLTLNKK, encoded by the coding sequence ATGAAAGAAGAAAAACATTCCTATATAAAAGGACTACTTCATGGCATCGGTACATTACTTACCGGTATGAAAGTGACAGGACGAGAGTTTTTCACTCCTAAAGTCACTGAACAATATCCCGAAAACCGTGCCACATTAAAAATATCGCCCCGTTTCCGAGGACGGCTTATCATGCCGGTTGATGAGAATGGTAATAACAAATGTATTGCTTGCGGACTTTGCCAAATGGCTTGCCCCAATGATACAATCACCATTACCAGCGAATCTGTGACCAACGAAGAAACAGGCAAGAAAAAGAAAATATTGGTAAAGTATGAGTACGATCTGGGAGCCTGTATGTTCTGTCAACTTTGTGTGAACGCTTGTCCACATGATGCCATTCGGTTCGATACAGAATTCGAGAATGCTGTGTTCGACCGCAGCAAACTAGTTCTCACCCTGAACAAAAAATAA
- the nuoH gene encoding NADH-quinone oxidoreductase subunit NuoH: MFDFSIVTQWVHSLLTSFMPEELAVLIECIVIGVCIMLAYAVIAIIMIFMERKVCAAFQCRLGPMRVGPQGTIQVFADVFKMLIKEIITIRHADKFLYNLAPYIVILASIMAFSCLPINKGMEVLDFNVGIFFLLAASSIGVVGILLAGWSSNNKYSLIGAMRSGAQMISYELSVGLSILTIVILTDTMQLSEIVERQADGWFLFKGHIPALIAFIIYLIAGNAEVNRGPFDLPEAESELTAGYHTEYSGMHFGLFYVAEFVNLFIIAAVATTIFLGGWMPLHIPGLDGFNAIMDYIPGFIWFFGKSFFVVWLLMWIKWTFPRLRIDQILTLEWKYLVPIGLCNLLLMVIIVVFKLHF, translated from the coding sequence ATGTTCGATTTTAGTATAGTCACCCAATGGGTACACTCACTGCTCACGTCATTTATGCCTGAAGAACTGGCAGTGCTCATAGAATGTATAGTAATTGGCGTATGTATCATGTTGGCATACGCAGTTATTGCTATCATTATGATTTTCATGGAACGTAAAGTGTGCGCCGCTTTCCAATGCCGCTTGGGTCCAATGCGTGTAGGTCCCCAAGGTACCATACAGGTATTTGCCGATGTATTCAAGATGTTGATTAAGGAAATTATCACCATCCGACATGCTGACAAGTTCCTGTACAATTTGGCACCTTACATTGTTATCCTCGCCTCTATCATGGCTTTCAGTTGCCTACCCATCAACAAGGGCATGGAGGTCCTTGATTTCAATGTAGGTATTTTCTTCTTATTGGCAGCATCCAGTATCGGCGTAGTAGGTATTTTGCTGGCAGGTTGGAGTTCCAATAACAAATATTCATTAATCGGAGCCATGAGAAGTGGCGCTCAAATGATTAGTTATGAATTATCTGTAGGATTAAGCATCCTTACTATTGTAATCTTAACAGATACCATGCAACTAAGCGAAATTGTAGAACGCCAAGCTGACGGCTGGTTCCTTTTTAAAGGACATATACCTGCATTGATCGCTTTTATCATTTATCTGATAGCCGGAAATGCAGAAGTCAACCGCGGACCGTTTGACTTGCCTGAAGCGGAAAGTGAACTGACCGCCGGATATCATACCGAATATTCCGGTATGCACTTCGGCTTGTTCTATGTGGCAGAATTTGTAAACTTGTTTATCATCGCCGCAGTAGCCACAACCATCTTTCTAGGAGGATGGATGCCGCTACATATTCCTGGACTAGACGGATTCAATGCCATTATGGATTATATTCCCGGATTTATTTGGTTCTTTGGCAAGTCATTCTTTGTAGTATGGTTATTAATGTGGATCAAATGGACATTTCCCCGTCTGCGTATTGACCAAATTCTAACACTGGAATGGAAATACTTGGTCCCAATAGGTTTGTGCAACCTGCTGTTGATGGTAATTATTGTTGTATTTAAATTACATTTCTGA
- a CDS encoding NADH-quinone oxidoreductase subunit D, with translation MSEKIEIPAEKLHEEMLKLRQGKHMDFLRSLTGMDWGEEGLGVVYHLEDTKTRENIVVSTRTTNREKPELPSVSDIWKGAEFNEREVYDYYGIRFIGHPDMRRLFLRDDWVGYPLRKDYDENLNPLRMTNEEAVDTTQYIEVQHDGSVIEKRETIFDEDEYIINIGPQHPATHGVLRFRVSLEGEIIKKLDVHCGYIHRGIEKMCESLTYPQTLALTDRLDYLGAHQNRHALCMCIEQAMGVEVSERVQYIRTIMDELQRIDSHLLFFSCLCMDMGALTAFFYGFRDREKILDIFEATTGGRLIQNYNTIGGVQADIAPDFVQKVKEFIAYLRPMLKEYHEVFTGNVIAQERLKGVGVLSREDAISFGATGGTGRASGWACDVRKRHPYAMYGKINFREIVHTEGDCFARYMVRMEEILESMNIIEQLIDNIPEGNYQEKMKPIIRVPEGNYYAAVEGSRGEFGVYLESHGDKFPYRMKFRATGLPLVSAMETMCRNAKIADLIAIGGTVDYVVPDIDR, from the coding sequence ATGAGTGAAAAAATAGAAATACCTGCCGAAAAGCTACATGAAGAAATGCTGAAATTGCGGCAGGGTAAACATATGGATTTTCTACGCAGCCTTACCGGAATGGACTGGGGCGAAGAAGGACTAGGTGTAGTCTATCATCTGGAAGATACGAAGACAAGAGAAAACATAGTGGTCAGCACTCGCACAACCAACCGAGAAAAACCGGAGCTTCCTAGTGTAAGTGATATTTGGAAAGGTGCTGAATTCAATGAACGCGAAGTATACGACTATTATGGTATCCGCTTTATAGGACATCCTGATATGCGCCGTTTGTTCCTGCGTGATGACTGGGTAGGCTATCCATTGCGTAAGGACTACGATGAAAACCTCAACCCACTCCGTATGACCAATGAGGAGGCTGTAGATACAACACAATATATAGAGGTGCAACATGATGGCAGTGTAATAGAAAAACGAGAAACCATTTTTGATGAGGACGAATATATCATTAACATAGGTCCTCAACATCCGGCAACCCACGGTGTACTTCGTTTTCGCGTTTCACTGGAAGGCGAAATTATCAAGAAACTAGATGTACACTGCGGATACATACATCGAGGTATCGAAAAGATGTGCGAAAGTCTTACCTATCCCCAGACCTTGGCCCTGACCGACCGTTTGGATTATTTAGGTGCGCACCAGAACCGCCATGCTCTTTGTATGTGCATTGAACAGGCAATGGGCGTAGAAGTAAGCGAACGGGTACAATACATCCGTACCATTATGGACGAATTGCAACGTATAGACTCTCACTTGCTTTTCTTCTCCTGTCTCTGTATGGATATGGGTGCCTTGACCGCATTCTTCTATGGATTCCGTGATCGTGAAAAGATACTGGATATCTTCGAAGCAACTACCGGAGGACGTCTGATACAGAACTATAACACCATTGGAGGAGTACAAGCTGATATCGCTCCGGATTTTGTACAGAAAGTAAAAGAATTCATTGCTTATCTGCGTCCGATGCTAAAAGAATACCATGAAGTATTCACTGGAAATGTCATTGCCCAAGAACGTTTGAAAGGTGTGGGAGTTCTTTCACGGGAAGACGCTATCTCTTTCGGAGCAACAGGAGGTACAGGACGTGCCAGCGGTTGGGCATGTGATGTCCGCAAGCGTCATCCCTATGCGATGTATGGCAAGATAAATTTTAGAGAAATTGTCCACACCGAAGGCGACTGTTTTGCACGTTACATGGTCCGTATGGAAGAAATACTGGAAAGTATGAACATCATCGAGCAACTGATAGACAATATTCCTGAAGGGAACTATCAGGAAAAGATGAAACCGATTATACGCGTGCCCGAAGGAAATTATTATGCCGCCGTGGAAGGTTCTCGCGGAGAATTCGGGGTTTATCTGGAAAGTCATGGAGACAAATTTCCTTACCGCATGAAATTCCGCGCTACCGGTTTACCTTTAGTATCAGCAATGGAAACTATGTGCCGCAATGCAAAAATTGCCGACTTAATTGCTATTGGTGGAACGGTGGATTATGTAGTACCGGATATTGACCGATAA
- a CDS encoding NADH-quinone oxidoreductase subunit B yields MEVKKPTIKSIPYEDFKNNEYLENMVKQLNESGTKVLVGCLDDLINWGRSNSLWPLTFATSCCGIEFMAVGAARYDFARFGFEVARASPRQADMIMVAGTITHKMAPVLKRLYDQMADPKYVIAVGGCAISGGPFKKSYHVLNGVDKILPVDVYIPGCPPRPEALLYGMIQLQRKVKLEKFFGGVNRKENEPQNPEQA; encoded by the coding sequence ATGGAAGTAAAGAAACCAACCATAAAGTCTATTCCTTATGAAGACTTCAAAAACAATGAGTATTTGGAAAACATGGTCAAGCAGCTCAATGAAAGCGGTACAAAAGTATTGGTGGGCTGTTTGGACGACCTCATCAACTGGGGACGCAGCAATTCGTTGTGGCCGCTTACATTTGCAACCAGTTGTTGTGGAATTGAGTTTATGGCAGTGGGGGCTGCCCGGTATGATTTCGCCCGCTTCGGGTTTGAAGTAGCCCGTGCCAGTCCGCGCCAGGCAGATATGATCATGGTAGCAGGAACTATCACACACAAGATGGCTCCGGTACTAAAACGTTTGTATGACCAGATGGCGGATCCTAAATACGTTATTGCGGTAGGCGGATGCGCCATTAGCGGCGGTCCTTTTAAAAAATCATATCACGTATTGAACGGAGTAGATAAAATTCTTCCCGTTGACGTATATATTCCCGGATGTCCGCCACGGCCTGAAGCCTTGTTATACGGCATGATACAATTGCAACGTAAAGTAAAACTGGAAAAATTCTTTGGCGGAGTGAACCGCAAAGAAAATGAACCACAAAATCCCGAACAAGCATGA
- a CDS encoding NADH-quinone oxidoreductase subunit A, whose translation MYFTLLVVVILTAIALVAVALGIARAISPRSYNSQKGEAYECGIPTRGRSWMQFKVGYYLFAILFLMFDVETVFLFPWAVVVQDLGVYGLFSILFFLVILVLGLAYAWKKGALEWK comes from the coding sequence ATGTATTTTACATTATTAGTTGTCGTTATCTTGACGGCAATCGCATTAGTTGCCGTAGCATTGGGGATTGCCCGTGCCATTTCTCCCCGTTCATACAACTCACAAAAGGGAGAAGCCTACGAATGTGGTATTCCTACACGGGGACGGTCGTGGATGCAATTCAAAGTAGGTTACTATCTATTTGCTATCCTCTTCCTGATGTTCGATGTGGAAACAGTATTTTTATTCCCTTGGGCTGTAGTGGTACAAGACCTAGGAGTGTACGGTCTGTTTAGCATCCTTTTCTTTTTAGTTATATTAGTTTTAGGTCTGGCGTATGCCTGGAAGAAAGGAGCGTTGGAATGGAAGTAA
- a CDS encoding TrkH family potassium uptake protein produces the protein MINTKMIARIMGSLFFIEAGFLILCSFLAVYYNESDLSAFLTSTAITVGAGIIASLTGKNAEKKISRRDGYVIVTFAWVFFSLFGMLPFYLSGYIPCITDAFFETMSGFTTTGASILNNIESLPHGLLFWRSMTQWIGGLGIVFFTIAVLPIFGVGSVQLFAAEATGPTHDKVHPRIGVTAKWIWTIYLGLTIAEIILLIAGGMDFFDSVCHSLTTAATGGYSTKQNSIAFFNSPYIEYVITLFMFLSGINFTLLYLLFLKGNFKRLFQNTELHWYLGTVGFFTLFTTVTLIFTSPFSIEESFRKAIFQVVSLQTTTGFISADYMTWVPVLWTLMCIIMLFGACAGSTTGGIKCIRIAIMSRISKNEFKHIIHPNAILPVRINHQVVSSTTKSAVLAFIFLYMAIIFIGWLVLMLFGVGFEEAYSVVISSLGNVGPGIGKCGPSYSWSGLPDAAKWTSAILMLIGRLELFTVLLLFMPSFWKKH, from the coding sequence ATGATAAACACAAAAATGATAGCCCGGATTATGGGTTCTCTATTCTTCATAGAAGCAGGCTTCCTTATTCTATGCTCCTTTCTTGCTGTTTATTATAATGAATCGGATCTTTCCGCTTTCCTAACTTCTACAGCAATTACAGTAGGGGCAGGCATCATAGCCTCTCTGACCGGCAAAAATGCAGAAAAGAAGATCAGTCGCCGTGACGGATATGTTATTGTAACTTTCGCATGGGTCTTTTTTTCTTTATTCGGTATGCTTCCATTCTATCTGAGCGGATATATTCCCTGTATAACGGACGCTTTCTTTGAAACCATGTCGGGGTTCACCACTACGGGAGCAAGTATTTTGAACAATATAGAGTCATTGCCACACGGGCTTTTGTTCTGGCGAAGTATGACACAATGGATCGGCGGATTAGGAATTGTATTTTTCACTATTGCCGTATTACCGATCTTCGGAGTGGGCAGTGTACAATTATTTGCTGCTGAAGCCACCGGCCCCACCCATGATAAAGTACATCCGCGTATTGGTGTTACAGCCAAATGGATCTGGACTATCTATCTAGGACTGACCATTGCCGAGATTATTCTGTTGATTGCCGGAGGTATGGACTTTTTCGACAGTGTATGTCATTCTCTGACCACTGCCGCCACAGGAGGGTATTCAACCAAACAAAACAGTATTGCATTCTTTAATTCTCCTTATATAGAATATGTTATTACCTTGTTCATGTTCTTGTCGGGCATTAATTTCACCTTGTTATATTTATTATTCTTAAAAGGAAATTTTAAACGCTTATTCCAAAACACAGAACTCCACTGGTATTTGGGAACAGTGGGATTTTTTACACTTTTCACTACCGTCACTCTTATTTTCACCAGTCCGTTCAGTATTGAGGAATCTTTCCGTAAAGCCATATTTCAGGTTGTTTCCTTACAAACCACTACCGGATTCATTTCTGCAGATTATATGACCTGGGTACCTGTACTTTGGACATTAATGTGCATCATCATGTTGTTCGGAGCTTGTGCCGGATCCACTACAGGAGGAATAAAATGTATACGTATAGCCATTATGAGCCGTATTTCTAAAAATGAATTCAAACATATCATTCATCCCAATGCTATACTTCCTGTACGTATCAACCACCAAGTTGTTTCATCAACAACCAAGTCAGCAGTACTTGCATTCATTTTTCTATATATGGCAATTATTTTTATTGGATGGCTGGTTCTTATGCTGTTTGGAGTAGGATTTGAAGAAGCTTACAGCGTAGTCATTTCCAGTTTGGGCAATGTAGGCCCAGGTATTGGAAAATGCGGTCCGTCCTATTCATGGAGCGGATTGCCGGATGCAGCAAAATGGACAAGCGCAATACTGATGCTAATAGGGCGTTTGGAGTTATTTACCGTACTTCTGCTCTTTATGCCGAGTTTTTGGAAAAAGCACTGA
- the trkA gene encoding Trk system potassium transporter TrkA, whose product MKIIIAGAGAVGTHLAKLLSDEKQDIILMDENEEKLSKLDSNFDLMTVNASPTSISGLKNAGVAGADLFIGVMPEESRNMTACMLATNMGAKKTVARIDNYEYLLPKHKEFFSQLGVHSLIYPEMLAAKDIVDAIKMSWIRQWWEFCGGALVLIGTKTRETAEILNVPLHELGGRNIPFHIVAIKRGNETIIPRGDDAIKLHDIVYFTTTKKYIPYIRKIAGKETYPDVRNVMIMGGSRIAVRTTQYVPDYMQVKIIENDINRCNRLTEAVDEKVMIINGDGRDMDLLMEEGLRNTEAFVALTDNSETNILACLAAKRMGVTKTVAEVENIDYISMAESLDIGTVINKKMIAASHIYQMMLDADVSNVKCLTFANADVAEFTVKNGSRITKCAVKDAGLPKGATIGGLIRNGEGILVTGNTVIQPNDHVVVFCLGMMIKKIEKFFN is encoded by the coding sequence ATGAAAATCATTATTGCAGGAGCAGGAGCAGTAGGCACCCATTTGGCGAAATTATTATCGGATGAAAAGCAAGACATCATTTTGATGGATGAAAACGAAGAAAAGTTGAGCAAACTTGATTCCAACTTCGACTTAATGACTGTCAATGCATCCCCCACTTCCATTTCCGGCCTTAAAAATGCAGGAGTGGCAGGCGCAGATTTATTTATCGGGGTCATGCCAGAAGAAAGCCGCAATATGACGGCCTGCATGTTGGCTACTAATATGGGAGCTAAAAAGACTGTAGCCCGGATTGACAATTACGAATATCTACTTCCCAAACATAAAGAATTCTTTTCCCAACTAGGAGTACACTCACTGATTTATCCGGAAATGCTGGCTGCTAAAGATATAGTAGATGCCATCAAAATGAGCTGGATACGTCAGTGGTGGGAGTTTTGCGGCGGTGCACTAGTCCTGATAGGTACCAAAACGCGAGAAACGGCAGAAATTCTGAACGTTCCCCTTCATGAACTGGGAGGACGTAATATTCCATTCCATATTGTAGCTATTAAGCGGGGAAATGAAACAATCATCCCCCGTGGAGACGATGCTATCAAATTGCATGATATTGTTTATTTCACCACAACAAAGAAATACATTCCTTATATCCGTAAAATCGCAGGAAAAGAAACTTATCCCGATGTACGCAATGTAATGATTATGGGCGGCAGCCGAATCGCTGTACGCACCACACAATACGTACCAGATTATATGCAGGTCAAGATTATTGAGAATGACATCAACAGATGCAACCGACTTACTGAAGCTGTGGACGAAAAAGTAATGATTATCAACGGAGATGGGCGGGATATGGATTTACTCATGGAAGAAGGATTAAGGAACACCGAGGCTTTTGTCGCTTTGACAGACAATTCTGAGACCAATATTCTGGCCTGTCTTGCCGCTAAACGCATGGGAGTAACCAAGACTGTGGCGGAAGTAGAAAATATTGATTATATCAGTATGGCAGAAAGCTTGGATATCGGTACGGTTATCAATAAAAAGATGATTGCCGCCAGCCATATTTACCAAATGATGCTGGACGCCGATGTTTCTAATGTAAAATGTCTGACCTTCGCTAATGCTGATGTGGCTGAATTCACAGTCAAAAATGGTTCCCGTATTACCAAATGCGCTGTCAAAGACGCCGGATTACCCAAAGGGGCAACCATCGGCGGACTCATCCGCAATGGCGAAGGTATATTGGTAACAGGTAATACTGTTATTCAGCCCAATGACCATGTTGTGGTATTCTGTTTAGGGATGATGATTAAGAAAATAGAAAAATTCTTCAATTGA